Proteins encoded by one window of Rutidosis leptorrhynchoides isolate AG116_Rl617_1_P2 chromosome 7, CSIRO_AGI_Rlap_v1, whole genome shotgun sequence:
- the LOC139860601 gene encoding SUPPRESSOR OF ABI3-5-like isoform X2 has product MDPGRYDHQHGWENNSALDRFGAVHDPNFREGDPYDDRRYFDERFPRDDYPLPPPAVGVWPQSRRRNYENEYPLDRDSRRHVDPYSEMDMPREPGKYREVDYYDDYGYERPHRYHDDYAYDHYEYRRRGSMSRDDSRERDYDYGRQSYDSDYDRRGRREGSYRSRGSRDRERDSKGLSRERDQSPYKRHDRSRSRGYEDRVRSRSRSPRSRSRSYRDDGYDDDRYDRSARRRDHDENRHYEHYSTAPTATVVVKGLSQKTTEEDIHQILAEWGPLRHVRVVKERSSGNSRGFAFIDFPTTGSARLMMDKVKDEGLVVEGRKLFFEYSKPAVGSGGPTFGSDGSSRNYRSTTLLSDWMCTICGCINFARRTSCFQCNEPRTDDAPPADMASSYTNSLGKKGETGPTHVLVVRGLDENADEEMIRYEFSKHAAIKDLRLVRDKFTHVSRGFAFLHFHSVEDATKALEATNGTTLEKNGQVLRVAYAKSIVGPSSGASSSHSSSLAAAAIEAATFSQQYDAAGWAPKEYNPDDKQSNGKQEPSGDPKDASAPSSGFVWDEASGYYYDAASGFYYDGNTGLYYDGNNGIWYSYDQQSQQYIPCNNDQSQNNISEKENEPVKASSDGSNSRKVVISAPAATITTSSDKITSLPDAVQAAAAAAIAAEKKEKEKIKEIKLASKSSILANKKKMSNVLSMWKQRSHESQPSAKVEEKHNPVGLSIKGKLVKDTVAPPSATLNADDNPRPAVNVSGGTVRGVIRGSTYVGPSTNVSTSLSTVTELNNSAVVFKTDASALGSYTTPPVPASSGKRRFSELPVQSASSVKEQQPHTTYRDRAAERRSLYGSSQSSFGDGVSDLGVGDANRDSGLKRGAVDSMPFPPGVGRGAGEGNNNIGQSYEVITAEKAIDESNVGNRMLRNMGWQEGLGLGKDGSGMVEPVQAQATEKRAGLGSQPPKKKLDPSLEVQAGDSYRTLIQKKALARFREMS; this is encoded by the exons ATGGATCCGGGTCGCTATGATCATCAGCATGGATGGGAAAATAACAGC GCCCTCGATCGGTTTGGTGCTGTCCATGATCCAAATTTTCG GGAGGGGGATCCATACGATGATAGGAGGTATTTTGATGAACGTTTTCCTAGAGATGACTATCCTTTACCACCGCCAGCAGTTGGAGTTTGGCCTCAATCAAGAAGACGGAATTATGAAAATGAATATCCGCTTGATCGAGATTCAAGGCGGCATGTTGACCCATATTCTGAAATGGATATGCCCCGTGAACCCGGAAAATATCGTGAAGTTGATTACTATGATGACTACGGATATGAGAGACCTCATAGATATCATGATGATTATGCATATGATCATTATGAATATAGACGTCGTGGTTCAATGAGCCGAGATGATAGCCGTGAGAGAGATTATGATTATGGAAGGCAAAGTTATGATTCTGATTACGATAGACGTGGTAGACGGGAGGGTAGTTATCGAAGTCGTGGGTCCCGTGATCGAGAACGTGATAGCAAAGGTTTGAGCCGAGAAAGGGACCAAAGTCCATACAAAAGACATGATCGGTCCAGGTCTCGTGGTTATGAAGACCGTGTTCGATCCAGGTCAAGATCACCTCGAAGTCGTAGTCGAAGTTATCGAGATGATGGTTATGATGATGATAGATATGACAGGTCAGCGAGAAGACGAGATCATGATGAAAATCGTCATTATGAGCATTATTCAACG GCTCCAACTGCAACTGTTGTTGTGAAGGGTCTGTCTCAAAAGACCACCGAAGAAGATATACATCAAATTCTT GCTGAGTGGGGACCACTTCGCCATGTTCGTGTCGTTAAGGAGAGAAGTTCTGGAAATTCTCGGGGATTCGCGTTCATAGATTTCCCTACCACG GGATCTGCACGTTTGATGATGGACAAGGTTAAAGATGAGGGACTTGTTGTGGAAGGTAGAAAACTATTCTTTGAGTACAG TAAGCCAGCTGTCGGATCTGGTGGGCCCACATTTGGATCAGATGGTTCATCGAGAAACTATAGAAGTACGACACTTCTTTCTGATTGGATGTGCACAATATGTGGTTGCATTAATTTTGCGCGCAGGACATCCTGTTTTCAG TGTAATGAACCTAGGACAGATGATGCTCCGCCTGCTGACATGGCATCATCTTACACTAATTCACTTGGTAAGAAAGGAGAGACAG GTCCCACACATGTTTTGGTTGTGAGAGGATTAGATGAAAATGCTGACGAGGAAATGATTCGCTATGAGTTTTCTAAACACGCTGCAATTAAG GATCTTCGACTTGTTAGAGACAAATTTACTCACGTTTCAAGGGGATTTGCGTTTCTACATTTTCATTCT GTTGAAGATGCCACCAAAGCCCTAGAGGCAACAAACGGGACAACATTAGAGAAAAATGGCCAAGTTTTACGAGTCGCGTATGCAAAAAGCATCGTGGGACCCTCATCTGGTGCATCCTCTTCTCACTCGAGCAGTCTTGCTGCTGCAGCCATCGAGGCTGCAACATTTTCTCAGCAG TATGATGCAGCTGGATGGGCTCCAAAAGAGTATAATCCAGATGACAAACAATCTAACGGCAAACAAGAACCGAGCGGAGATCCAAAGGATGCCTCAGCACCCTCGTCTGGTTTTGTTTGGGACGAAGCATCTGGCTATTACTATGATGCTGCTTCTGGCTTCTATTATGATGGAAATACAG GTCTGTACTATGATGGTAATAACGGTATCTGGTATTCATACGATCAGCAAAGTCAACAATACATCCCTTGTAATAATGATCAAAGTCAAAATAATATATCTGAAAAAGAGAACGAGCCTGTTAAGGCGTCTTCTGATGGTTCCAATAGTAGAAAAGTAGTTATATCAGCACCAGCCGCCACTATAACAACATCAAGCGATAAGATCACTTCTTTACCAGATGCAGTTCAAGCCGCCGCTGCAGCCGCCATAGCCGCcgaaaaaaaggaaaaagaaaaaataaaagaaataaaactcGCTTCAAAAAGTAGCATTTtggctaataagaagaaaatgagTAACGTTTTATCCATGTGGAAACAAAGGAGTCATGAAAGTCAACCATCTGCAAAAGTAGAAGAAAAACATAATCCAGTTGGACTGTCAATCAAGGGTAAATTAGTAAAAGACACTGTTGCCCCTCCATCTGCTACCTTAAATGCAGATGATAATCCGAGGCCTGCGGTTAATGTATCTGGAGGGACTGTAAGAGGTGTAATAAGGGGGTCAACGTATGTGGGCCCGTCTACAAATGTTTCCACGAGTTTGTCAACGGTTACAGAATTAAACAATTCTGCAGTGGTGTTTAAGACAGATGCATCTGCTTTAGGTTCTTACACTACGCCACCTGTACCTGCTTCGAGTGGTAAGAGACGGTTTTCTGAATTGCCTGTACAGTCAGCATCGTCTGTTAAAGAACAGCAGCCTCATACTACTTATCGAGATCGAGCTGCTGAACGGAGAAGTTTATACGGATCATCACAATCTTCGTTTGGTGATGGTGTATCAGATCTCGGGGTTGGAGATGCAA ATCGAGATTCGGGATTAAAAAGGGGTGCGGTGGACTCGATGCCATTTCCTCCTGGTGTTGGACGTGGAGCTGGAGAAGGCAATAATAATATTGGCCAGAGTTATGAGGTAATTACAGCTGAGAAGGCGATTGATGAGAGTAATGTTGGTAATCGAATGCTTCGCAACATGGGTTGGCAAGAAGGCTTG GGTTTGGGAAAAGATGGTAGTGGGATGGTGGAGCCCGTTCAGGCGCAAGCAACTGAAAAAAGAGCAGGACTCGGGAGTCAACCACCTAAGAAGAAGTTGGATCCTAGCCTGGAGGTGCAAGCGGGTGATAGCTACCGCACATTGATTCAGAAGAAAGCCCTTGCTAGATTCAGAGAAATGTCTTAA
- the LOC139860601 gene encoding SUPPRESSOR OF ABI3-5-like isoform X1 has product MDPGRYDHQHGWENNSALDRFGAVHDPNFREGDPYDDRRYFDERFPRDDYPLPPPAVGVWPQSRRRNYENEYPLDRDSRRHVDPYSEMDMPREPGKYREVDYYDDYGYERPHRYHDDYAYDHYEYRRRGSMSRDDSRERDYDYGRQSYDSDYDRRGRREGSYRSRGSRDRERDSKGLSRERDQSPYKRHDRSRSRGYEDRVRSRSRSPRSRSRSYRDDGYDDDRYDRSARRRDHDENRHYEHYSTAPTATVVVKGLSQKTTEEDIHQILAEWGPLRHVRVVKERSSGNSRGFAFIDFPTTGSARLMMDKVKDEGLVVEGRKLFFEYSSKPAVGSGGPTFGSDGSSRNYRSTTLLSDWMCTICGCINFARRTSCFQCNEPRTDDAPPADMASSYTNSLGKKGETGPTHVLVVRGLDENADEEMIRYEFSKHAAIKDLRLVRDKFTHVSRGFAFLHFHSVEDATKALEATNGTTLEKNGQVLRVAYAKSIVGPSSGASSSHSSSLAAAAIEAATFSQQYDAAGWAPKEYNPDDKQSNGKQEPSGDPKDASAPSSGFVWDEASGYYYDAASGFYYDGNTGLYYDGNNGIWYSYDQQSQQYIPCNNDQSQNNISEKENEPVKASSDGSNSRKVVISAPAATITTSSDKITSLPDAVQAAAAAAIAAEKKEKEKIKEIKLASKSSILANKKKMSNVLSMWKQRSHESQPSAKVEEKHNPVGLSIKGKLVKDTVAPPSATLNADDNPRPAVNVSGGTVRGVIRGSTYVGPSTNVSTSLSTVTELNNSAVVFKTDASALGSYTTPPVPASSGKRRFSELPVQSASSVKEQQPHTTYRDRAAERRSLYGSSQSSFGDGVSDLGVGDANRDSGLKRGAVDSMPFPPGVGRGAGEGNNNIGQSYEVITAEKAIDESNVGNRMLRNMGWQEGLGLGKDGSGMVEPVQAQATEKRAGLGSQPPKKKLDPSLEVQAGDSYRTLIQKKALARFREMS; this is encoded by the exons ATGGATCCGGGTCGCTATGATCATCAGCATGGATGGGAAAATAACAGC GCCCTCGATCGGTTTGGTGCTGTCCATGATCCAAATTTTCG GGAGGGGGATCCATACGATGATAGGAGGTATTTTGATGAACGTTTTCCTAGAGATGACTATCCTTTACCACCGCCAGCAGTTGGAGTTTGGCCTCAATCAAGAAGACGGAATTATGAAAATGAATATCCGCTTGATCGAGATTCAAGGCGGCATGTTGACCCATATTCTGAAATGGATATGCCCCGTGAACCCGGAAAATATCGTGAAGTTGATTACTATGATGACTACGGATATGAGAGACCTCATAGATATCATGATGATTATGCATATGATCATTATGAATATAGACGTCGTGGTTCAATGAGCCGAGATGATAGCCGTGAGAGAGATTATGATTATGGAAGGCAAAGTTATGATTCTGATTACGATAGACGTGGTAGACGGGAGGGTAGTTATCGAAGTCGTGGGTCCCGTGATCGAGAACGTGATAGCAAAGGTTTGAGCCGAGAAAGGGACCAAAGTCCATACAAAAGACATGATCGGTCCAGGTCTCGTGGTTATGAAGACCGTGTTCGATCCAGGTCAAGATCACCTCGAAGTCGTAGTCGAAGTTATCGAGATGATGGTTATGATGATGATAGATATGACAGGTCAGCGAGAAGACGAGATCATGATGAAAATCGTCATTATGAGCATTATTCAACG GCTCCAACTGCAACTGTTGTTGTGAAGGGTCTGTCTCAAAAGACCACCGAAGAAGATATACATCAAATTCTT GCTGAGTGGGGACCACTTCGCCATGTTCGTGTCGTTAAGGAGAGAAGTTCTGGAAATTCTCGGGGATTCGCGTTCATAGATTTCCCTACCACG GGATCTGCACGTTTGATGATGGACAAGGTTAAAGATGAGGGACTTGTTGTGGAAGGTAGAAAACTATTCTTTGAGTACAG CAGTAAGCCAGCTGTCGGATCTGGTGGGCCCACATTTGGATCAGATGGTTCATCGAGAAACTATAGAAGTACGACACTTCTTTCTGATTGGATGTGCACAATATGTGGTTGCATTAATTTTGCGCGCAGGACATCCTGTTTTCAG TGTAATGAACCTAGGACAGATGATGCTCCGCCTGCTGACATGGCATCATCTTACACTAATTCACTTGGTAAGAAAGGAGAGACAG GTCCCACACATGTTTTGGTTGTGAGAGGATTAGATGAAAATGCTGACGAGGAAATGATTCGCTATGAGTTTTCTAAACACGCTGCAATTAAG GATCTTCGACTTGTTAGAGACAAATTTACTCACGTTTCAAGGGGATTTGCGTTTCTACATTTTCATTCT GTTGAAGATGCCACCAAAGCCCTAGAGGCAACAAACGGGACAACATTAGAGAAAAATGGCCAAGTTTTACGAGTCGCGTATGCAAAAAGCATCGTGGGACCCTCATCTGGTGCATCCTCTTCTCACTCGAGCAGTCTTGCTGCTGCAGCCATCGAGGCTGCAACATTTTCTCAGCAG TATGATGCAGCTGGATGGGCTCCAAAAGAGTATAATCCAGATGACAAACAATCTAACGGCAAACAAGAACCGAGCGGAGATCCAAAGGATGCCTCAGCACCCTCGTCTGGTTTTGTTTGGGACGAAGCATCTGGCTATTACTATGATGCTGCTTCTGGCTTCTATTATGATGGAAATACAG GTCTGTACTATGATGGTAATAACGGTATCTGGTATTCATACGATCAGCAAAGTCAACAATACATCCCTTGTAATAATGATCAAAGTCAAAATAATATATCTGAAAAAGAGAACGAGCCTGTTAAGGCGTCTTCTGATGGTTCCAATAGTAGAAAAGTAGTTATATCAGCACCAGCCGCCACTATAACAACATCAAGCGATAAGATCACTTCTTTACCAGATGCAGTTCAAGCCGCCGCTGCAGCCGCCATAGCCGCcgaaaaaaaggaaaaagaaaaaataaaagaaataaaactcGCTTCAAAAAGTAGCATTTtggctaataagaagaaaatgagTAACGTTTTATCCATGTGGAAACAAAGGAGTCATGAAAGTCAACCATCTGCAAAAGTAGAAGAAAAACATAATCCAGTTGGACTGTCAATCAAGGGTAAATTAGTAAAAGACACTGTTGCCCCTCCATCTGCTACCTTAAATGCAGATGATAATCCGAGGCCTGCGGTTAATGTATCTGGAGGGACTGTAAGAGGTGTAATAAGGGGGTCAACGTATGTGGGCCCGTCTACAAATGTTTCCACGAGTTTGTCAACGGTTACAGAATTAAACAATTCTGCAGTGGTGTTTAAGACAGATGCATCTGCTTTAGGTTCTTACACTACGCCACCTGTACCTGCTTCGAGTGGTAAGAGACGGTTTTCTGAATTGCCTGTACAGTCAGCATCGTCTGTTAAAGAACAGCAGCCTCATACTACTTATCGAGATCGAGCTGCTGAACGGAGAAGTTTATACGGATCATCACAATCTTCGTTTGGTGATGGTGTATCAGATCTCGGGGTTGGAGATGCAA ATCGAGATTCGGGATTAAAAAGGGGTGCGGTGGACTCGATGCCATTTCCTCCTGGTGTTGGACGTGGAGCTGGAGAAGGCAATAATAATATTGGCCAGAGTTATGAGGTAATTACAGCTGAGAAGGCGATTGATGAGAGTAATGTTGGTAATCGAATGCTTCGCAACATGGGTTGGCAAGAAGGCTTG GGTTTGGGAAAAGATGGTAGTGGGATGGTGGAGCCCGTTCAGGCGCAAGCAACTGAAAAAAGAGCAGGACTCGGGAGTCAACCACCTAAGAAGAAGTTGGATCCTAGCCTGGAGGTGCAAGCGGGTGATAGCTACCGCACATTGATTCAGAAGAAAGCCCTTGCTAGATTCAGAGAAATGTCTTAA
- the LOC139858412 gene encoding transcription factor MAMYB-like, whose product MDFFDEESRPRFLLQSRSTPKSNPQSETLDQIHKPTLFVSLSLSALLLTLSLFYFQSDPLKSIFIWFSLSLLIGPFAPNSFTAGDIRVGLGPTLQPQSPPRHSYEPEQPKRSRFKSRKHLDQDYNPIPNLNETLDNYSKNDYSANGNVGNVIELEEKDWTESDFELLKKQLVKYPVGMPGRWDAVAEAFSGRHKVESVVKMAKSMGERKMGDSDSFSKFLKDRKAVDKRVDDVIENERFDNTNNNNNNNNNNNNNNNNNNNNNNVTSTNGGGWSSSEDIALLNALKAFPKDVPMRWEKITAAVPGRSKAACMKRVADLKKDFRSSKA is encoded by the coding sequence ATGGATTTCTTCGATGAAGAAAGCAGACCCAGATTCCTTCTTCAATCTCGTTCAACCCCCAAATCGAACCCTCAATCTGAAACCCTAGATCAAATTCACAAACcaactctttttgtatctttatcTCTTTCTGCACTCCTTTTAACTCTCTCCCTGTTTTACTTTCAATCAGACCCTTTAAAATCCATCTTCATCTGGTTCTCACTTTCCCTTTTAATCGGACCATTTGCCCCGAATTCATTTACCGCCGGTGATATTCGGGTCGGACTCGGCCCGACTCTCCAACCCCAATCCCCACCTCGTCATTCCTATGAACCTGAACAACCCAAAAGATCAAGATTCAAATCAAGAAAGCATCTTGATCAAGATTATAATCCAATACCCAATTTAAACGAAACCCTAGACAATTATAGCAAGAATGATTATAGTGCAAATGGTAATGTGGGTAATGTGATTGAATTGGAAGAAAAAGATTGGACTGAAAGTGATTTTGAATTGTTGAAAAAACAATTGGTTAAGTATCCTGTAGGGATGCCGGGGCGGTGGGACGCGGTGGCCGAAGCGTTTTCGGGGCGGCATAAGGTTGAAAGTGTAGTGAAAATGGCGAAATCGATGGGTGAACGAAAAATGGGTGATTCCGATTCGTTttcgaagtttttgaaagatcgaAAGGCGGTTGATAAAAGGGTTGATGATGTTATCGAGAACGAAAGattcgataatactaataataataataataataataataataataataataataataataataataataataataataatgttactagtacTAATGGTGGAGGTTGGAGTTCAAGTGAAGATATTGCTTTATTGAATGCATTAAAAGCCTTTCCTAAAGATGTACCAATGAGGTGGGAAAAGATTACTGCTGCTGTTCCGGGGCGATCGAAAGCCGCTTGTATGAAAAGAGTTGCTGATCTTAAAAAGGATTTTCGGAGCTCGAAAGCTTGA
- the LOC139860601 gene encoding SUPPRESSOR OF ABI3-5-like isoform X3, whose translation MDPGRYDHQHGWENNSALDRFGAVHDPNFREGDPYDDRRYFDERFPRDDYPLPPPAVGVWPQSRRRNYENEYPLDRDSRRHVDPYSEMDMPREPGKYREVDYYDDYGYERPHRYHDDYAYDHYEYRRRGSMSRDDSRERDYDYGRQSYDSDYDRRGRREGSYRSRGSRDRERDSKGLSRERDQSPYKRHDRSRSRGYEDRVRSRSRSPRSRSRSYRDDGYDDDRYDRSARRRDHDENRHYEHYSTAPTATVVVKGLSQKTTEEDIHQILAEWGPLRHVRVVKERSSGNSRGFAFIDFPTTGSARLMMDKVKDEGLVVEGRKLFFEYSSKPAVGSGGPTFGSDGSSRNYRSTTLLSDWMCTICGCINFARRTSCFQCNEPRTDDAPPADMASSYTNSLGPTHVLVVRGLDENADEEMIRYEFSKHAAIKDLRLVRDKFTHVSRGFAFLHFHSVEDATKALEATNGTTLEKNGQVLRVAYAKSIVGPSSGASSSHSSSLAAAAIEAATFSQQYDAAGWAPKEYNPDDKQSNGKQEPSGDPKDASAPSSGFVWDEASGYYYDAASGFYYDGNTGLYYDGNNGIWYSYDQQSQQYIPCNNDQSQNNISEKENEPVKASSDGSNSRKVVISAPAATITTSSDKITSLPDAVQAAAAAAIAAEKKEKEKIKEIKLASKSSILANKKKMSNVLSMWKQRSHESQPSAKVEEKHNPVGLSIKGKLVKDTVAPPSATLNADDNPRPAVNVSGGTVRGVIRGSTYVGPSTNVSTSLSTVTELNNSAVVFKTDASALGSYTTPPVPASSGKRRFSELPVQSASSVKEQQPHTTYRDRAAERRSLYGSSQSSFGDGVSDLGVGDANRDSGLKRGAVDSMPFPPGVGRGAGEGNNNIGQSYEVITAEKAIDESNVGNRMLRNMGWQEGLGLGKDGSGMVEPVQAQATEKRAGLGSQPPKKKLDPSLEVQAGDSYRTLIQKKALARFREMS comes from the exons ATGGATCCGGGTCGCTATGATCATCAGCATGGATGGGAAAATAACAGC GCCCTCGATCGGTTTGGTGCTGTCCATGATCCAAATTTTCG GGAGGGGGATCCATACGATGATAGGAGGTATTTTGATGAACGTTTTCCTAGAGATGACTATCCTTTACCACCGCCAGCAGTTGGAGTTTGGCCTCAATCAAGAAGACGGAATTATGAAAATGAATATCCGCTTGATCGAGATTCAAGGCGGCATGTTGACCCATATTCTGAAATGGATATGCCCCGTGAACCCGGAAAATATCGTGAAGTTGATTACTATGATGACTACGGATATGAGAGACCTCATAGATATCATGATGATTATGCATATGATCATTATGAATATAGACGTCGTGGTTCAATGAGCCGAGATGATAGCCGTGAGAGAGATTATGATTATGGAAGGCAAAGTTATGATTCTGATTACGATAGACGTGGTAGACGGGAGGGTAGTTATCGAAGTCGTGGGTCCCGTGATCGAGAACGTGATAGCAAAGGTTTGAGCCGAGAAAGGGACCAAAGTCCATACAAAAGACATGATCGGTCCAGGTCTCGTGGTTATGAAGACCGTGTTCGATCCAGGTCAAGATCACCTCGAAGTCGTAGTCGAAGTTATCGAGATGATGGTTATGATGATGATAGATATGACAGGTCAGCGAGAAGACGAGATCATGATGAAAATCGTCATTATGAGCATTATTCAACG GCTCCAACTGCAACTGTTGTTGTGAAGGGTCTGTCTCAAAAGACCACCGAAGAAGATATACATCAAATTCTT GCTGAGTGGGGACCACTTCGCCATGTTCGTGTCGTTAAGGAGAGAAGTTCTGGAAATTCTCGGGGATTCGCGTTCATAGATTTCCCTACCACG GGATCTGCACGTTTGATGATGGACAAGGTTAAAGATGAGGGACTTGTTGTGGAAGGTAGAAAACTATTCTTTGAGTACAG CAGTAAGCCAGCTGTCGGATCTGGTGGGCCCACATTTGGATCAGATGGTTCATCGAGAAACTATAGAAGTACGACACTTCTTTCTGATTGGATGTGCACAATATGTGGTTGCATTAATTTTGCGCGCAGGACATCCTGTTTTCAG TGTAATGAACCTAGGACAGATGATGCTCCGCCTGCTGACATGGCATCATCTTACACTAATTCACTTG GTCCCACACATGTTTTGGTTGTGAGAGGATTAGATGAAAATGCTGACGAGGAAATGATTCGCTATGAGTTTTCTAAACACGCTGCAATTAAG GATCTTCGACTTGTTAGAGACAAATTTACTCACGTTTCAAGGGGATTTGCGTTTCTACATTTTCATTCT GTTGAAGATGCCACCAAAGCCCTAGAGGCAACAAACGGGACAACATTAGAGAAAAATGGCCAAGTTTTACGAGTCGCGTATGCAAAAAGCATCGTGGGACCCTCATCTGGTGCATCCTCTTCTCACTCGAGCAGTCTTGCTGCTGCAGCCATCGAGGCTGCAACATTTTCTCAGCAG TATGATGCAGCTGGATGGGCTCCAAAAGAGTATAATCCAGATGACAAACAATCTAACGGCAAACAAGAACCGAGCGGAGATCCAAAGGATGCCTCAGCACCCTCGTCTGGTTTTGTTTGGGACGAAGCATCTGGCTATTACTATGATGCTGCTTCTGGCTTCTATTATGATGGAAATACAG GTCTGTACTATGATGGTAATAACGGTATCTGGTATTCATACGATCAGCAAAGTCAACAATACATCCCTTGTAATAATGATCAAAGTCAAAATAATATATCTGAAAAAGAGAACGAGCCTGTTAAGGCGTCTTCTGATGGTTCCAATAGTAGAAAAGTAGTTATATCAGCACCAGCCGCCACTATAACAACATCAAGCGATAAGATCACTTCTTTACCAGATGCAGTTCAAGCCGCCGCTGCAGCCGCCATAGCCGCcgaaaaaaaggaaaaagaaaaaataaaagaaataaaactcGCTTCAAAAAGTAGCATTTtggctaataagaagaaaatgagTAACGTTTTATCCATGTGGAAACAAAGGAGTCATGAAAGTCAACCATCTGCAAAAGTAGAAGAAAAACATAATCCAGTTGGACTGTCAATCAAGGGTAAATTAGTAAAAGACACTGTTGCCCCTCCATCTGCTACCTTAAATGCAGATGATAATCCGAGGCCTGCGGTTAATGTATCTGGAGGGACTGTAAGAGGTGTAATAAGGGGGTCAACGTATGTGGGCCCGTCTACAAATGTTTCCACGAGTTTGTCAACGGTTACAGAATTAAACAATTCTGCAGTGGTGTTTAAGACAGATGCATCTGCTTTAGGTTCTTACACTACGCCACCTGTACCTGCTTCGAGTGGTAAGAGACGGTTTTCTGAATTGCCTGTACAGTCAGCATCGTCTGTTAAAGAACAGCAGCCTCATACTACTTATCGAGATCGAGCTGCTGAACGGAGAAGTTTATACGGATCATCACAATCTTCGTTTGGTGATGGTGTATCAGATCTCGGGGTTGGAGATGCAA ATCGAGATTCGGGATTAAAAAGGGGTGCGGTGGACTCGATGCCATTTCCTCCTGGTGTTGGACGTGGAGCTGGAGAAGGCAATAATAATATTGGCCAGAGTTATGAGGTAATTACAGCTGAGAAGGCGATTGATGAGAGTAATGTTGGTAATCGAATGCTTCGCAACATGGGTTGGCAAGAAGGCTTG GGTTTGGGAAAAGATGGTAGTGGGATGGTGGAGCCCGTTCAGGCGCAAGCAACTGAAAAAAGAGCAGGACTCGGGAGTCAACCACCTAAGAAGAAGTTGGATCCTAGCCTGGAGGTGCAAGCGGGTGATAGCTACCGCACATTGATTCAGAAGAAAGCCCTTGCTAGATTCAGAGAAATGTCTTAA